TTTTATCAATCAAAACACCATCTCTCAACACACTAATTCTGTGTATCAAGTAAGTTTCATTTTCTTCTACAACAACATCTTTTGCCGAAGCGCTTTCAAGATTTGCAGGCTCGTTAAGAGTATACGCAACGCAAGCATATTCGCTGTTTTCAGTATCGCTTGTATAGTAGATTTTATCTAAGAAGTAGCAGAAATCTCTACCTTCTTCAACTTGTTTATTGGAGAAATCGGATTCTTTTATATAGTCAATAAGCTGATCATCATTAATTGTAGGAGCCCAGTTTTCTGGTTTTTGAATTTTGTAACTTTCTGATTCAATGATATTTTCCATGTATTTTTCTGTAGGGGTATATTCTTACTTTTAAAACGGCTAAAATAACTAATAAATAACCATTTTCTTTCATTCTAGTGTAAAATTTATAATAAAAAACCTCACCGAGGTGAGGCCAGCATTATAAATTATAAAAATGTGTAGGTATTTATTTTAAAACGGTATTTATAAAATCCATTGCGCCAATTCCTTTATAAGATGCATACAAAGCTTTTTCATAAGCTTCTCTTTTTGCTTTTTTATCTTTTGCATCAGTTTCGACAATCATTTCATTGAAAATTCTCTCCTGTTCTTCACTATATTTTAAAGATTCTTCCAGAAGATATGTTTTCGAAACAAATCCGAATGAAGACCAGATTCTGGTTCTAATTTTTTTATTGATGTCTTTTAAAGGATTGGTAATCATAACTTCTGTGTTTAAATTTCTACGCTCACTTGAAGAAAAATGGAAACAGCTTGTATTATTTTTCTTTGAATTTGATTCTAATCTTAACAATTAAAATCATTAATGTGTTATTATGACGCAATGTACTTATTTTTTTTAAATTTGATTTTAAATTTTCGTTAAAATTGTAGTTTCAACACTTCTGTTTTAATGAAAGTCAGCGCTTTGTTTTTATAATATATTTCAGTTTTATAAAAATGAAGTAAATTGCAGAGTTATTAAAAGAAAGAATTTATACAAATCTGATGTTAAAAGACATTATAGATAATAACGAAAATTACCAACCAGGACTTTCTATAGACTGTGTCATTTTTGGTTTTCATGATAATCAGTTAAAAGTGTTATTGATTAAAGTGGAACGTGCCAATAAATGGTCTTTGCCCGGCGGTTTTATTCCTGTAGATCAGGATATTGATACAGCTGCAATCACAGTGCTGAATGGTAGAACAGGTGTTGATGGGGTATTTTTAAGACAATTTGCGACCTTTGGAAAAGTAAATCGTAACCATCAGCATTTTGATAAAAAAACCTTGGAATATCTCCAAATTGAAGAAGAAAAAGGAAAATGGCTAACGCGCCGTTTTGTTACAATTGGATACTATGCTTTGGTGGATTTTTCTAAAATTCTTCCTAACCCAACAGGCAGATATGAAGTAGTGGAATGGATTGATCATAAAGAAGTTCCTGAGCTTATTTTAGATCATAAGGAAATTTTGGATAAAGCCTTAGACACTTTACGTACAGAATTAAATTTAATGCCAATTGGTTACAATTTATTGCCGGAGAAATTTACCATTCCAGAACTGCAAAAATTGTACGAAACAATTTTGGACAAAAAATTAGACCGTCGAAATTTTTTGCGTAAAATCACCAATATAGGAATTCTTAATAAGCTTGACGAAAAGAAAAGTAACGTAGCGCACAAAGCTCCAAACTTGTATTCTTTCGATAAAGAAAAATACGATGAGGTTCTTAAAAACGGACTGAATCAAGGCTGGTAAAAGGTAAACTTTAATCTTTAAAAATGATATTATGGTTTCAATTGAAGAATTTAGAAAATTAGCAATGTCATTTCCAGATGCGACCGAAGAGCCTCATTTTGAGAAGACTTCCTTTCGAATCAAAAAGAAGATTTTTGCCACTTTTGACCAAAAAAATAATCATGCCGTTTTAAAACTAAACGAAATAGATCAATCGGTTTTTTGCGCGTCAAGCGGAAAGATTTTCTATGAAGTTCCAAACAAATGGGGAAAACAAGGCTGGACAATTGTCGAACTTTCAAGAGTAAGGCCCGAAATGTTTGAAAATGCTTTAATTCGTTCGTATGAAAATGTTGCTACAAAAAAGAAGTAATTAAAATTGTAATACGAGAAAAGTTAATCAATTATTATAGGTACAAATAAAGGGTATGATTGGTAGTGAAAATTGGAATATAGTAGTCGTAGCATACGATCCTAATTGGACAGGAGAGTTTAAAAAAATTGAAAAAGAATTGCTCGCAGTAATAAATGACTCGGTATTGTCAATTGAACACGTTGGGAGTACATCTGTGGAAGGATTACATGCGAAGCCTATTATTGATATTGATGTTGTAGTGGGAGATAATATGTTTTTATTAGTAAAAGAAAAGCTGAAAACGATAGGTTACGAGCACGTTGGTGATATTGGTATAGAGGGTCGCGAAGCTTTTAGCTATAAAAATAAAGAACATCTTATGGAACATCATTTATATGTATGTCATAAAGATGCGAATGAATTAAAAAGACATATTACTTTTAGGAATTACCTTCGTGCGCATGAGGATGACAGAAATAGATATAGCCAGATTAAAATTGAAATGGCAGAAAAATTTCCTCACGATATCGATAATTATCTTTTAGGAAAGCAATCTGTAATTTTAGATATTTATAAAAAATGTGGATTGATAAACTAATTCCTTTTATCTCACAATAGTTCTAAAAGTCAAATTTACTCGAGGTTTTTGAGTTGTTTTTGTTGGAGGTAACCGATGCAGCCAATGTGTTTGTGTTTCATCTTTCATAACCAATAAACTTCCGTGTTCCAGAATTAGAGAAACGGTTTCTTTAGATTCTTTATGTTTGAAAGCAAATTTACGTTCGGCACCAAAACTTACAGATCCGATTGCGCCATTTTTCTTTAAATCTTTCTCAGCATCGCTGTGCCACGCCATTCCTTCTTCGCCAGTATGATATAAATTCAGCAGACAGGAATTGAAAGTTTCTCCTGTTTTTTCTTCAATGATTTTCTTTAACCTTAAAAGTTCAGGAGTCCAGGGCAAAGCTTTTTTAGTGGTATTCGAATACGTATATTCAAATTCCTGATCGCCGTACCAAGCTACTTTTCGTTTGGTTAAGATTAGTTTTCCAAAGATAATGGCTTCGTCATTTTTCCATTCTATTGTATTTAATAAAATATCGCGATAGAAATCGGCTTCCTGTCTGGAGAAGCATTTTCCATAATAATTCACTGTTCCATCTTTTGGAAGAAGATTGGTTGTTTCGTCTATTTGGGGATTAAATAAGTCCATTTTTCCATTTTAAGTATTCCGGTTTCATGCAATGACCGCAAGGCCTGAAACCATTTTCTTTGGCTTCATTTTCAGACAAAAAGAAAACTCGATTTTCGCGTTTCATTCTTTTACCCGAAGAACATTTGAGCGTTCCGTAGATTTTTAGTTTTTGGTTGCCGCCAAAGCAAATTTCGCCTTTTTTAATTTTACGGAGCAATTCAGAATCGGTTATTTTTTGATGATTAATCATGAAGTTGTAAGTTTTGTATTGTAGAGACGCACAGCTGTGCGTCTCTACAGATATATTGTGTGTTTATGACAACGCATCATGAAAAATAATCCCCAACGTATAACGTTCGCCAGAATGGACTTCGCTTACGCCATGTTTCATATTCACGCGATAATATCCTTTTGTGCCCTTTACAGGTTTAAAATTGGTTGTAAAAACAAGAATATCTCCCTTTTTAGGTTTTAAGACAATTGCTTTCGATTGCGCTCTTGGTGTTTGCTGTGTTAAAACAAATTCGCCGCCTGTAAAATCTTCATCAGGATCAGAAAGAAAAAGTACGATTTGAATGGGAAAATAAACATCTCCATACAAATCCTGATGCAATGTATTAAAACCGCTTTTACCGTATTTTAGAATTAAAATCGTCGCTTTCAGCTGATCATTTTCGTGACATTGTTTTAATAAATCTGCATGTTTTTCAGGAAAAGTAGTGTCGATATTAAGGACTTTCATCCATGCATTTGCAATTGGAGCCAGCTTCGGATAAATAGAAGTACGTATGTTTTGAATCAAATCGGGCAGGGGGTAATTGAAATATTTATATTCGCCTAAGCCAAATCGATAACGTTCCATGACAACTGTTTTTCTGTATAAATTTGGATTATCATAATCGAATTTTAAATCTTCGCATTGTTCGTTATTAAGTACTTCTGGAATGATTGCGAATCCATTTTCGTGCATAGATTCAGTGATGCTTTCCCAGTTTTGAGAAGCAATTTTGGATTGTATATTTTGCATAGCAATTAGATTTTATCAAATTTTCAATGAAGGTTAATCATTGAAATTCGGAATTTGGGATTCGAAATTTGGAGTTTTATTTTTATGGATTTACTTGTGCGCCTTCCCAGCCAATTATCGCCATTTTTCTCGTATTTCCCCACATATAACCGCCAAATATTCCAGAGGATTGGATTACACGGTGACAAGGAATTAGGAACGCAACAGGATTACTGCCAATTGCAGTTCCAACGGCTCTCGATGCATTTGGTTTTTGAATTTGCTGCGCAATAGAACCGTAAGAAGAAAGCTGTCCCATTGGGATTTTTAATAAAGTTTCCCAAACTTTCAGTTGAAAATCGGTTCCTTTTAAGTGCAGTTTTATTTCAGATAATTTGCTCCAATCGTTTTGGAAAATAAATAGTGCATTTTGCTGTACCAAATCTAGTTTTTGGGTA
The Flavobacterium humidisoli DNA segment above includes these coding regions:
- a CDS encoding Ada metal-binding domain-containing protein, producing MINHQKITDSELLRKIKKGEICFGGNQKLKIYGTLKCSSGKRMKRENRVFFLSENEAKENGFRPCGHCMKPEYLKWKNGLI
- a CDS encoding 2OG-Fe(II) oxygenase; its protein translation is MQNIQSKIASQNWESITESMHENGFAIIPEVLNNEQCEDLKFDYDNPNLYRKTVVMERYRFGLGEYKYFNYPLPDLIQNIRTSIYPKLAPIANAWMKVLNIDTTFPEKHADLLKQCHENDQLKATILILKYGKSGFNTLHQDLYGDVYFPIQIVLFLSDPDEDFTGGEFVLTQQTPRAQSKAIVLKPKKGDILVFTTNFKPVKGTKGYYRVNMKHGVSEVHSGERYTLGIIFHDALS
- a CDS encoding alpha-ketoglutarate-dependent dioxygenase AlkB family protein; this translates as MDLFNPQIDETTNLLPKDGTVNYYGKCFSRQEADFYRDILLNTIEWKNDEAIIFGKLILTKRKVAWYGDQEFEYTYSNTTKKALPWTPELLRLKKIIEEKTGETFNSCLLNLYHTGEEGMAWHSDAEKDLKKNGAIGSVSFGAERKFAFKHKESKETVSLILEHGSLLVMKDETQTHWLHRLPPTKTTQKPRVNLTFRTIVR
- a CDS encoding GrpB family protein — its product is MIGSENWNIVVVAYDPNWTGEFKKIEKELLAVINDSVLSIEHVGSTSVEGLHAKPIIDIDVVVGDNMFLLVKEKLKTIGYEHVGDIGIEGREAFSYKNKEHLMEHHLYVCHKDANELKRHITFRNYLRAHEDDRNRYSQIKIEMAEKFPHDIDNYLLGKQSVILDIYKKCGLIN
- a CDS encoding NUDIX hydrolase encodes the protein MLKDIIDNNENYQPGLSIDCVIFGFHDNQLKVLLIKVERANKWSLPGGFIPVDQDIDTAAITVLNGRTGVDGVFLRQFATFGKVNRNHQHFDKKTLEYLQIEEEKGKWLTRRFVTIGYYALVDFSKILPNPTGRYEVVEWIDHKEVPELILDHKEILDKALDTLRTELNLMPIGYNLLPEKFTIPELQKLYETILDKKLDRRNFLRKITNIGILNKLDEKKSNVAHKAPNLYSFDKEKYDEVLKNGLNQGW
- a CDS encoding MmcQ/YjbR family DNA-binding protein, producing the protein MVSIEEFRKLAMSFPDATEEPHFEKTSFRIKKKIFATFDQKNNHAVLKLNEIDQSVFCASSGKIFYEVPNKWGKQGWTIVELSRVRPEMFENALIRSYENVATKKK